The genomic DNA ATCCGAACACATCGCGCTTCTGGGCGATAAAGCCAAAGCGCGAGAAATCGTCGCCCGCCGAGGTCTCCCAGTCACACCGGGCAGCCCGGGCGAGCTCAAAAGCGAACAGGAAGCGCTCGAAGCCGCCACCAAGATCGGGTATCCCGTCATCATCAAAGCCTCTTCCGGTGGGGGCGGGCGCGGTATGCGTGTCGTCAATAAGGCCGAAGACCTCGCGCGTGCATTTCAAGCCGCGCAAGCAGAGGCAAAGACCACGTTCGGCAACGATGCCGTCTATCTCGAACGCTATTTCCTCGAGCCGCGCCATATTGAAGTGCAAATTGCCGCCGACCACCGTGGGCATGTCGTGCATCTTGGCGAGCGCGATTGCTCGATCCAACGACGGCATCAGAAGTTGCTCGAAGAAACCCCGTCGCCCGCTGTCGACGAGAAGCTCCGCCGTGAGATCTGCCGTGTCGCCGTCGAAGCCGTGAAAGCCGTGCATTACCGGAATGTCGGGACCGTCGAGTTCCTCCTCGATAAGGACCGCAACTTCTTCTTCATGGAAGTGAATACCCGCATTCAGGTGGAACATGCGATCACGGAGATGGTGACGGGTATCGATCTCATCAAGGAGCAGATCACACTTGCGGATGGACAATCTCTCTCATTCAAGCAGCAAGACATCAAGCTCAACGGACATAGCCTCGAATGTCGCATCAACGCGGAAGATCCTGAAAAGTTTACGCCCTGTCCGGGGATGATCACCAAGTACAGCGCGCCAGGGGGATTCGGCGTGCGTGTCGACTCGGCCATGGAATCGAACATGATGGTCGTTCCATTCTACGATTCCATGATCGCCAAGGTCATTACCCATGGCCGAGACCGGCAGGAATGCATCGCCCGCATGCGCCGCGCCCTCGACGAATTCGTCATCGAAGGTATCAAGACGACTATTCCACTGCACAAGCGCATCCTCAACGACCCTGATTTTCAGAAGGGGCACGTCTCTACCACGTTTCTCGAACGATTCCTCGTCAGTTAATCAAGCCCGGTTTGACGACATCAGGCCAATCGACTGGCAGCGCGTCGTGCTTCCAGCT from Nitrospirota bacterium includes the following:
- the accC gene encoding acetyl-CoA carboxylase biotin carboxylase subunit, whose amino-acid sequence is MFKKVLIANRGEIALRVIRACKELGIKTVAIFSEADAASLHVRAADEKICVGPPDAALSYRNIPNVLSAAEITGADAIHPGYGFLSENAHFAEVCESIGVKFIGPTSEHIALLGDKAKAREIVARRGLPVTPGSPGELKSEQEALEAATKIGYPVIIKASSGGGGRGMRVVNKAEDLARAFQAAQAEAKTTFGNDAVYLERYFLEPRHIEVQIAADHRGHVVHLGERDCSIQRRHQKLLEETPSPAVDEKLRREICRVAVEAVKAVHYRNVGTVEFLLDKDRNFFFMEVNTRIQVEHAITEMVTGIDLIKEQITLADGQSLSFKQQDIKLNGHSLECRINAEDPEKFTPCPGMITKYSAPGGFGVRVDSAMESNMMVVPFYDSMIAKVITHGRDRQECIARMRRALDEFVIEGIKTTIPLHKRILNDPDFQKGHVSTTFLERFLVS